In a single window of the Natronosalvus caseinilyticus genome:
- a CDS encoding ribbon-helix-helix protein, CopG family yields the protein MGNKNKTISFRVNEDAFAALQEIAEERDISLSAVFRDYVDLLVDHDGQVAVVPEDELEARSENEQSFPPTVEVPKSFVREHERLELEAEHLREQLEEHKSYVTDLRDRLEDEEDEVLLLDDLDDSGDSPTVR from the coding sequence ATGGGCAACAAGAACAAGACCATCTCGTTCCGGGTGAACGAGGACGCCTTCGCGGCCCTCCAGGAGATCGCCGAGGAGCGCGACATCTCGTTGTCCGCCGTCTTCCGGGACTACGTCGACCTCCTGGTCGACCACGACGGGCAGGTGGCCGTCGTTCCCGAGGACGAACTCGAGGCCCGAAGTGAGAACGAACAGTCGTTCCCACCCACGGTCGAGGTTCCGAAGAGCTTCGTCCGCGAGCACGAACGCCTCGAACTCGAGGCCGAACACCTGCGAGAACAGCTCGAAGAGCACAAATCCTACGTCACCGACCTTCGGGACCGCCTCGAGGACGAGGAAGACGAGGTCCTCCTGCTGGACGACCTCGACGACTCGGGCGACTCGCCGACGGTTCGATAG
- a CDS encoding HNH endonuclease — MTVECTVCTDSIERYPSAIGDVVVCGEDCRRRWLSESFTGEGHPNWKGGDTGPYGKGWAAIRRQALERDGYQCVHCGTTKGELGRNPDVHHLIPVRAFAEADSVERADAHVLENAVSLCLPCHRRAEFCQISVETLRADAGLEPSGAFGELLEGA, encoded by the coding sequence GTGACCGTCGAGTGCACCGTCTGCACCGACTCGATCGAACGATACCCGAGCGCGATCGGCGACGTCGTCGTCTGTGGCGAAGACTGCCGAAGACGCTGGCTCTCGGAGTCGTTCACCGGCGAAGGGCACCCCAACTGGAAGGGTGGGGACACCGGCCCCTACGGGAAAGGGTGGGCAGCGATCAGACGACAGGCACTCGAGCGCGACGGCTACCAGTGCGTCCACTGCGGAACGACGAAGGGCGAACTCGGTCGCAACCCGGACGTTCACCATCTGATTCCGGTTCGAGCGTTCGCCGAGGCTGACAGCGTCGAACGGGCCGATGCCCACGTCCTCGAGAACGCCGTCTCGCTCTGTCTGCCGTGTCACCGACGAGCGGAGTTCTGCCAAATTAGCGTCGAGACGCTTCGAGCGGACGCAGGACTCGAACCGTCAGGAGCGTTCGGTGAGTTGCTCGAGGGTGCGTAA
- a CDS encoding DUF5814 domain-containing protein, whose protein sequence is MAITDKIYVKNHRQLSSQLETNIPKGAFKGATLDVLFQGQGLEKLDDATRDRVLDFATDFLDCDCDNNPYCGCPERKFVRYLLELRAQGLGPDAIVDVMSDDYMVYAYSGDVLSFLDSGVRTLEAAEGLARVEGDGEAEEEIRRVKRELSR, encoded by the coding sequence GTGGCCATCACCGACAAGATCTACGTCAAGAACCACCGCCAGCTCAGCTCCCAGCTCGAGACGAACATCCCGAAGGGGGCGTTCAAGGGGGCGACACTGGACGTGCTCTTCCAGGGTCAGGGCCTCGAGAAACTCGACGACGCTACCCGCGACCGGGTGCTCGACTTCGCGACGGACTTCCTGGACTGCGACTGCGACAACAATCCCTACTGCGGGTGTCCCGAGCGGAAGTTCGTCCGCTACCTGCTCGAGTTACGCGCTCAGGGGCTTGGTCCGGACGCCATCGTGGACGTGATGAGCGACGACTACATGGTCTACGCCTACTCCGGGGACGTTCTCTCGTTTCTCGACAGCGGCGTCCGTACGCTCGAGGCCGCTGAGGGACTGGCTCGAGTCGAAGGGGACGGCGAGGCCGAAGAAGAGATTCGACGCGTGAAGCGGGAGTTGTCGCGGTAA